The window CAGGGGACCCGACGGCCGTCGTCGACAGTGAATTGCGCGTGAACGGCGTGCAAAAGCTGCGCGTGGTCGACGCCTCGGTCATGCCGCTGATCATATCCGGCAATACCAACAGCCCCACCATCATGATTGCCGAACGCGCGGCGCAGCTCATCGCTGAAGCGGCCAAGGCCAAATAAGCGATCCAGGTAGACTGCAAAACTGCCGCAAAGTTGCACTTCCATGTCGCTTGCCTGATAGGCATCACAGCTTGCGGCATGGTAGTTATACTGTATTGTGACCAAAATCCATTGTGTGTATTATCGAACAAAAAAGTTTTCAAAGCGGTATGAAAATAAACCGGAGACACAATGACAGATGTCATATTGGAAACAAAGAACCTGACCAAAGAGTTCAAGGGCTTTACCGCGGTCAATGATGTCAACCTCACCGTCCAGCGGGGCCACATCCACGCGCTGATCGGTCCCAACGGCGCCGGAAAGACCACCTGCTTCAATCTGCTGACCAAATTCCTGGTGCCCACGTCGGGCCAGATCCTGTTCAACGGAAAAGATATCACCGCCGCGCACCCGGCCCAGATCGCGCGCATGGGAATCATCCGCTCGTTCCAGATTTCCGCCGTGTTCCCGCACCTGACCGTGCTGCAGAATGTGCGCATCGGCTTGCAGCGCGAGCTGGGTACCTCCTTCCATTTCTGGCGCAGCGAACGGTCGCTCTCGCTCCTGAACGAGCGCGCCATGGAGTTGCTGGCCGAAGTCGACCTGACCGAATTCGCCGATACCGTCACGGTCGACATGCCGTATGGACGCAAGCGCGCGCTTGAAATCGCCACCACCCTGGCAATGAAGCCCGAGCTGATGCTGCTCGACGAACCGACCCAGGGCATGGGCCACGAGGATGTGCACCGCGTCACCGAGCTGATCAAAAAAGTCTCGGCCGGCCGCACGATCCTGATGGTGGAACACAATATGAACGTGGTCTCCGGCATCTGCGACAAGATTACCGTGCTACAGCGCGGCGCCTTGCTGGCCGAAGGCAGTTACGCCGAAGTCTCGACCAATGCGCAGGTGATGGAAGCCTACATGGGCACGACCAGCACCGAACTCGAAGGAGCGCACTGATGACCGCGGCGCTTGAAATTTCGCATCTACAAGCCTGGTACGGCGAATCGCACATCCTCCACAACGTCAACTTGCTGGTCAACAAGGGTGAAGTCGTCACCCTGCTGGGCCGCAACGGCGCCGGGCGCACGACCACCTTGCGCGCGATCATGGGCTTGACCGGGGCGCGCACCGGGTCGATCAAGGTGAACGGGGTCGAAGCCATCGGCCTGCCGACGCACAAGATTGCCCATCTGGGCATCGGGTATTGCCCGGAAGAGCGCGGGATTTTTTCCTCGCTGTCGACCGAAGAAAACCTGATGCTGCCGCCGCAACTGGCCGGCGGCGACGCCGGCATGTCGGTGGCCGAGATCTACGAGATGTTCCCGAATTTACTGGAACGAAGACACAGCCCGGGCACGCGCCTGTCCGGCGGCGAGCAGCAGATGCTGGCAGTGGCGCGCATCTTGCGCACCGGTGCGCGCCTGTTGCTGCTCGATGAAATTTCCGAAGGCCTGGCGCCGGTGATCGTGCAAGGACTCGCGCGCATGATTACCACGCTCAAGGCCAAGGGCTACACCATCGTCATGGTGGAACAGAATTTCCGCTTCGCCGCACCGCTGGCGGACCGGTTTTACGTGGTGGAGCATGGTCAGATTGTCGAGACCTTTGCTTCGTCGGAACTGAGCGCCAAGATGCCGGTTCTCACCGAGCTGCTGGGCGTATAGCAGGATAGCGACAGCCCAATAGCAGGACCATACTTACATCCTCAATGGAGACAACATGAAACCTAACATCATTGCTTTAGCCACCAGCGCAGCATGCCTCGGATTCGCCCTGCCAGTCCAGGCCCAAGTGTCGAACGACACTATCAAGATCGGCATGCTGACCGACGTGTCCGGCGTGTACGCCGACGTTGACGGGGCCGGCGGCGCGGAAGCGGTCAAGATGGCGATCGCCGACCTCGGCGGCAATATCAACGGCAAGAAGATCGAATTCGTTTTCGCCGACCACCAGAACAAGGCCGATATCGCCGCCAGCAAGGCGCGCGAATGGTTCGACCAGCAGGGTGTCGACATGCTGATCGGCGGCACCAATTCGGGCGCCAATCTGGCCATGGCCAAGATTGCGGCCGAGAAGAAAAAAGTCTTCATTTCGATCGGCGCCGGCACGGCCCGCCTGACCAATGAAGAATGCTCGCCGTTCACCGTGCACTACGCCTACGACACGGTGGCGTTGGCACGTGGAACAGGTGGCGCGATTGTGAAGCAGGGCGGCAAGAACTGGTATTTCCTGACCGCCGATTATGCCTTCGGCCAGTCGCTTGAAAAAGATACGACCGAGGTGATCAAGGCGGCCGGCGGCACGGTCGCGGGCACGTCCAAGCACCCGCTGTCGGCGTCGGATTTCTCGTCCTTCCTGATCAAGGCGCAGGGCTCGAAGGCGCAGATTCTGGGCCTGGCCAATGCCGGCGGCGACATGATCAATGCGGTCAAGGCAGCCAACGAGTTTGGTGTTGGCAAGTCGATGAAGCTGGCTGGTTTGCTGGTGTTCATCAACGATATCCACACCTTGGGATTGAACATGACCCAAGGCATGTATCTGACCGATGGCTGGTACTGGGATCAGAGTCCTGAAAGCCGGGCCTGGTCGAAGCGCTATTTCGCCAAGATGAAGAAGTTCCCGTCGATGCTGCAAGCCGCCGATTACTCGGCCGCGACCAACTACCTGAATGCGGTCAAGGCGATCGGTACCGACGACAGCGAGAAGGTCATGGCGCAGTTGAAGAAGACCAAGATCAACGACATGTTCACCAAGGGCGGCGAGATCCGTCCGGATGGCCGCATGGTGCACGATATGTACCTGATGGAAGTGAAGAAGCAGGCGGAATCGAAGTATCCGTGGGATTACTACAAGGTCGTCGCGACGATTCCGGGCGCGCAGGCATACACGACCAAGGCGGAAACGAAGTGCGCGTTGTGGAAGTAAGTTAGGTCGCGTTCGAACACCCGCCGTCGTTCCCGCGCAGGCGGGAACCCAAGTTTGCGAGCGTCAGCACAACGCGACGAACTTGGGTTCCCGCCTGCGCGGGAACGACGGAGCAAAGGGTGTTTGTTTTTTTCGCGCGCGTTTCCTCCTCCACCGGCCCGCCCGGTCCCATTTTATGAACTGAGATGCCATGGAAATATTCGGCGTTCCCCTGCAGGCCATGGTCAGCCAGCTTTTGCTCGGCCTGGTCAACGGCTCCTTCTACGCCATGCTTTCGCTTGGCCTGGCCGTCATCTTCGGCCTGCTTAATGTCATCAACTTCTCCCACGGCGCCCTCTACATGATGGGCGCCTTCGCCGCCTACATCGGCGTGACCACATTCGGCCTGAGCTACTGGGCGATGCTGGCGCTGGCGCCCCTGCTGGTCGGCGTGTTCGGCATCATCGTCGAAAAATCGATGCTGCGCTGGCTCTACAAGCTCGACCACCTGTACGGCCTGCTGCTCACCTTCGGCATCACCTTGCTGCTCGAAGGCGTGTTCCGCTCGTTCTTCGGCAACTCCGGCCAGTCGGTCAGTGTTCCGGAACTGCTGCAGGGCCGCACCGACCTGGGCTTCATGGAACTGCCCAACTACCGCCTGTGGGTCGTGTTCGCCTCGCTCACCGTGTGCCTGCTGACCTGGTTCGTCATCGAAAAGACCAAGCTCGGCGCCTACCTGCGGGCCGGGACCGAGAATCCGAAACTGGTTGAAGCCTTCGGCATCAACGTGCCGCTGATGGTCACGCTGACCTACGGCTTCGGCGTCGCCCTGGCGGGCTTTGCCGGCGTGCTGGCGGCGCCGATCATCAACGTCACGCCACTGATGGGTTCCAACCTGATCATCGTCGTGTTCGCCGTTGTGGTGATCGGGGGCATGGGATCGATCATGGGTTCCATCATCACCGGGCTCGGCCTTGGCGTGATCGAGGGACTGACCCGCGTCTTCTATCCGGAAGGCTCGGAAGTGGTGGTGTTCGTGGTCATGGTCATCGTGCTGTTGCTCCGTCCCGCCGGTTTGTTCGGCAAAGAAAAGTAACCGAGAACTGGAGCCATTGATGAACAAGAACATCGCTTACGGCGTCGCGCTGCTGATTGCGCTGGCGGCGCCTTTTATCGGCTATCCCGTGTTCCTGATGAAGTTGCTGTGCTTCGGGCTGTTTGCCTGCGCCTTCAACTTGCTGATCGGTTACACCGGCCTGCTGTCCTTCGGCCACGCCGCGTTCTTCGGTTCGGCCGGTTACGTGACCGGGCACGCGCTGACGGCACTCGGCTTGCCGACCGAAGTCGGCATTCTGCTGGGCGTGGCTGCCAGCGCGCTGGTCGGCCTGGTGATGGGTGCGCTGGCGATTCGCCGGCAAGGCATTTACTTTTCCATGATCACGCTGGCGCTGGCGCAGATGGTGTATTTCGCGGCACTGCGCGCGCCTTTCACGCATGGCGAGGATGGCTTGCAGGGAGTTCCACGTGGGAAGCTGTTCGGCCTGATCGACCTCAGCAACGACCTGACCTTGTACTTCGTGGTGCTGGCCATTGCGGTGGCGGGCTTTGCGCTGATCGTGCGCACGGTGCACTCGCCGTTCGGCCAGGTGCTCAAGGCGATCAAGGAAAACGAGCCGCGCGCCATTTCGCTCGGCTACGACGTCGACAAGTACAAGCTGGTGGCCTTCGTGCTGTCAGCCTCGCTGGCGGGGCTGGCGGGCGCCACCAAGACGCTGGTGCTGGGCTTCGAGACGCTTACCGACGTGCACTGGGCCATGTCCGGCCTGGTGATCCTGATGACGCTCGTAGGCGGCATGGGGACGCTGTCGGGGCCGATCATTGGCGCCTTCATCATCATCACGCTGGAAAACAAGCTGGGCGATATCGGCACCTTCCTGGCGACCCACACCGGGGTCGAGTGGTTCAATACGCTGGGCGAATCGGTCGGCATGGTGACCGGGCTGATTTTCATCCTTTGCGTGCTGCTGTTCCGGCGTGGCATTGTGGGTGAAATCGGCGCTGCGCTGGCGGCCTCCGGAATTCGTAAGAAATCCGTATGATTGCTTAAAATGCACGGTGCGGGCCGGGTCGCAGACCCGGCTTTTTTTATCCAATTTTTTACGGAGGAACGATGGAACAGACACTGACCGTGAATGGCATTGCGATGCACGTCGTGACCGAAGGGGAAGGGCCGGCCTTACTCTTGCTGCATGGCTTTCCGGATACGTATGCTGTCTGGCGCTTGCAGATCGACGCACTGGCCGCCGCCGGCTATCGCGTCATCGCGCCGGACCTGCGCGGTTACGGCAAGACTGAAGCGCCCGCCAGCGAGGATGCGTACGCCATGGAAGTGCTGCGCGCCGACATGGTGGCCTTGCTCGATGCGCTCGGAGTCGAACGCGCGCTGCTGATCGGCCACGATTGGGGGTCGGTGGTCGGCTGGAACCTCTGCATGTACGCGCCAGAGCGCGTGGAACGCTTCGTGGCGCTGTCGGTAGGGCATCCGGCTGCGTACACCGACGGCGGGCCGCTGCAGCTGCTCAAAGGCTATTACGTGCTGGTATTCCAGCTGCGCGGTATCGCCGAGTCGCTCATCAAGGCGTTCGACTGGCATGCATTGCGCGGCCTGGCGAGCACGCCGCGTCAGTTCGAGGAATGGCGTAACCATCTCGACCGTCCCGGCCGTCTGACCGCCGCCCTGAACTATTACCGCGCCAATCTGAAAATGTTCAACGCGAGCACCTGGCCTACCGTAAAGATTCCAGTGCTGGGCATCTGGAGCGCGGGCGATGTTGCGCTGACTGAAGCGCAAATGCGCGGTTCCGAGAAGTATGTCGGCGATACTTTCCAGTACGAACGCGTCGAAAAAGCCGGTCACTGGCTTCAGCTCGAAGCAGCCACACAGGTCAATGCATCGATACTTAAATTTTTCACAGCAGAGTAGGCGGATGTCCAAATTGCTTCACGTGAAACAATTCCATAAACTGGTTGCATAGCGAACTATCATCGGCTACAGTGGATGCATGTTTGATCACTGCCTCTATTTCAATACGACTGCGCTGGCCCGGGTTCTGGAGCGTGAGTGGACGCGTGCGTTCAAGCCGTTCGGACTGACGCCATCGCAGGCGTTCATGCTGCGCGCGATCCTGGCGCGTCCGGGCTTGCTGCAAAGCGAACTGGCCAGGGAACTGGTGATCAGCCGCCCAACCGCCACGCGCTCGCTCGACGGTTTGCAAAAGCTGCACCTGATCGACCGCCGCGCCACCGGCGGGGATGGCCGTGAATGCGCGGTGTTTCCGGAACCCGGCGCGCTGGCCATGCATGACGATCTCAACGCGGCAAGCGGGGCCGTCACCGCCCGGCTGAAACAGCTTCTCGAACCGGAACAGTTTGCCGCCATCGTCGGTTCGCTCAAGCAGGCGCGCGCGGCAGTGGTTTGATTTTTTTTACCCAAGTAGTTGCATAGCTAACCAATGGAGACGTAAATGCCTATTATCAATGTCAAAATCAGTGCCGTGAAATCCCCCGACATGATCCGCCAGATTGCCGACCTGGTTCTCGACAATACCATCGGCATCCTGCGGAAGAAGAGGGAGCTCATTTCCATTGCCATCGATTTCGTCGACCCGGACTGCTGGATCGTCGGCGGCAAGTCCCTGAGCGAGCAACGCAAGCACAGCGTCTACGTCGACATCAAGGTCACCGACGAGACCAACACCAAGGATGAAAAGGCGGCCTACATCGCCGAGGTCTTCGCGGGCTTCGGCGCGCTGCTCGGCGAGCTGCACGAGGAGAGCTATATCTACGTCGACGACGTGCGTGCAAGCGCCTACGGCTATGGCGGCCGGACGCAGGAGTACCGCTACCAGCATCCGGCCGCATAGAAGCCGGACCTAGCCGGCGGAGTCGCCCGCCGCCACGGATGCGCCGGCAGTGCCGGCACTGCCGGCACTGCCAGCACCAAAACGCCCGCCCGCCTGGCGCCGGAACTCCTTCGGCGTTACGCCCTTGATCTGCAAGAAGCGCCGGTTGAAATTGGCCACATTCTGGAAACCGACGTCGTAACAGACATTGGTGACGTACTGGTCGGTGTTCATCAGCAGCTGGCATGCCTTGTTGACGCGCAGCCGGGTGACGAAGTCAGTGAAACTGTTTCCCGTGGTCTTGCGGAAGAAGCGCGAGAATTTGCTCAGCGACATGCCGAGCTGATCCGCCACTGCCTCGGCCGAGATCGGATCGCGGTAGTTGTCGGTGATGTAGCTCAGTACCGCGTTGACCTTGGCCAGGGTGCCCTCATCGTCATACGAGCGCATCGTCGCGCTCGACAGCAGGCGGTATTTGTTGTTGCGCGCGAGACGGCACATGAAGTTCACGAAGTGGCCGAAGCGCTCGGCGCCGCCGCTGCCGCGAATGCGCAGGAAATCCTGTTCGGCCTCGGCGCCGATGTCGAGAAACTCGATGCCGTAGATCGACCGTTCCAGCAGGGGCAGCAACTCGCGCAGTTCCGGGATCAGCCGGGAGGCCTGCTCCAGCGGCTCGTGGGCGAACTGCAGGATCATGTCGCGCAACAGCACGCCTTCTTCCGGCACGCTGCTCGATATCCAGTTATGCGGCAGGCGCGGCCCGGTCAGCACCAGGTGGCCGGGCGAGAATTCGCCGATGTAGTCGCCGACGAACAGCTTGCCGCTGGTGGATACGATCAGATGCAGCTCGTACTCGTCGTGGCAGTGCCAGCGCACGCGCGGGCTGGGATAGCCGTGCTCGATGTAGTGGAC of the Massilia violaceinigra genome contains:
- a CDS encoding ABC transporter substrate-binding protein, whose product is MKPNIIALATSAACLGFALPVQAQVSNDTIKIGMLTDVSGVYADVDGAGGAEAVKMAIADLGGNINGKKIEFVFADHQNKADIAASKAREWFDQQGVDMLIGGTNSGANLAMAKIAAEKKKVFISIGAGTARLTNEECSPFTVHYAYDTVALARGTGGAIVKQGGKNWYFLTADYAFGQSLEKDTTEVIKAAGGTVAGTSKHPLSASDFSSFLIKAQGSKAQILGLANAGGDMINAVKAANEFGVGKSMKLAGLLVFINDIHTLGLNMTQGMYLTDGWYWDQSPESRAWSKRYFAKMKKFPSMLQAADYSAATNYLNAVKAIGTDDSEKVMAQLKKTKINDMFTKGGEIRPDGRMVHDMYLMEVKKQAESKYPWDYYKVVATIPGAQAYTTKAETKCALWK
- a CDS encoding MarR family winged helix-turn-helix transcriptional regulator; this translates as MFDHCLYFNTTALARVLEREWTRAFKPFGLTPSQAFMLRAILARPGLLQSELARELVISRPTATRSLDGLQKLHLIDRRATGGDGRECAVFPEPGALAMHDDLNAASGAVTARLKQLLEPEQFAAIVGSLKQARAAVV
- a CDS encoding ABC transporter ATP-binding protein, translating into MTDVILETKNLTKEFKGFTAVNDVNLTVQRGHIHALIGPNGAGKTTCFNLLTKFLVPTSGQILFNGKDITAAHPAQIARMGIIRSFQISAVFPHLTVLQNVRIGLQRELGTSFHFWRSERSLSLLNERAMELLAEVDLTEFADTVTVDMPYGRKRALEIATTLAMKPELMLLDEPTQGMGHEDVHRVTELIKKVSAGRTILMVEHNMNVVSGICDKITVLQRGALLAEGSYAEVSTNAQVMEAYMGTTSTELEGAH
- a CDS encoding tautomerase family protein — encoded protein: MPIINVKISAVKSPDMIRQIADLVLDNTIGILRKKRELISIAIDFVDPDCWIVGGKSLSEQRKHSVYVDIKVTDETNTKDEKAAYIAEVFAGFGALLGELHEESYIYVDDVRASAYGYGGRTQEYRYQHPAA
- a CDS encoding helix-turn-helix domain-containing protein; the encoded protein is MTILPQMRHVEPQRFQPKPPELERENYDGIVHYIEHGYPSPRVRWHCHDEYELHLIVSTSGKLFVGDYIGEFSPGHLVLTGPRLPHNWISSSVPEEGVLLRDMILQFAHEPLEQASRLIPELRELLPLLERSIYGIEFLDIGAEAEQDFLRIRGSGGAERFGHFVNFMCRLARNNKYRLLSSATMRSYDDEGTLAKVNAVLSYITDNYRDPISAEAVADQLGMSLSKFSRFFRKTTGNSFTDFVTRLRVNKACQLLMNTDQYVTNVCYDVGFQNVANFNRRFLQIKGVTPKEFRRQAGGRFGAGSAGSAGTAGASVAAGDSAG
- a CDS encoding ABC transporter ATP-binding protein, which gives rise to MTAALEISHLQAWYGESHILHNVNLLVNKGEVVTLLGRNGAGRTTTLRAIMGLTGARTGSIKVNGVEAIGLPTHKIAHLGIGYCPEERGIFSSLSTEENLMLPPQLAGGDAGMSVAEIYEMFPNLLERRHSPGTRLSGGEQQMLAVARILRTGARLLLLDEISEGLAPVIVQGLARMITTLKAKGYTIVMVEQNFRFAAPLADRFYVVEHGQIVETFASSELSAKMPVLTELLGV
- a CDS encoding branched-chain amino acid ABC transporter permease, with protein sequence MEIFGVPLQAMVSQLLLGLVNGSFYAMLSLGLAVIFGLLNVINFSHGALYMMGAFAAYIGVTTFGLSYWAMLALAPLLVGVFGIIVEKSMLRWLYKLDHLYGLLLTFGITLLLEGVFRSFFGNSGQSVSVPELLQGRTDLGFMELPNYRLWVVFASLTVCLLTWFVIEKTKLGAYLRAGTENPKLVEAFGINVPLMVTLTYGFGVALAGFAGVLAAPIINVTPLMGSNLIIVVFAVVVIGGMGSIMGSIITGLGLGVIEGLTRVFYPEGSEVVVFVVMVIVLLLRPAGLFGKEK
- a CDS encoding branched-chain amino acid ABC transporter permease; this translates as MNKNIAYGVALLIALAAPFIGYPVFLMKLLCFGLFACAFNLLIGYTGLLSFGHAAFFGSAGYVTGHALTALGLPTEVGILLGVAASALVGLVMGALAIRRQGIYFSMITLALAQMVYFAALRAPFTHGEDGLQGVPRGKLFGLIDLSNDLTLYFVVLAIAVAGFALIVRTVHSPFGQVLKAIKENEPRAISLGYDVDKYKLVAFVLSASLAGLAGATKTLVLGFETLTDVHWAMSGLVILMTLVGGMGTLSGPIIGAFIIITLENKLGDIGTFLATHTGVEWFNTLGESVGMVTGLIFILCVLLFRRGIVGEIGAALAASGIRKKSV
- a CDS encoding alpha/beta fold hydrolase, whose translation is MEQTLTVNGIAMHVVTEGEGPALLLLHGFPDTYAVWRLQIDALAAAGYRVIAPDLRGYGKTEAPASEDAYAMEVLRADMVALLDALGVERALLIGHDWGSVVGWNLCMYAPERVERFVALSVGHPAAYTDGGPLQLLKGYYVLVFQLRGIAESLIKAFDWHALRGLASTPRQFEEWRNHLDRPGRLTAALNYYRANLKMFNASTWPTVKIPVLGIWSAGDVALTEAQMRGSEKYVGDTFQYERVEKAGHWLQLEAATQVNASILKFFTAE